A section of the Parasteatoda tepidariorum isolate YZ-2023 chromosome 6, CAS_Ptep_4.0, whole genome shotgun sequence genome encodes:
- the LOC139425810 gene encoding octapeptide-repeat protein T2-like: protein MSERERGGSQRRERGSQRRERGSQRRERGSQRRERESQRRERESKEREGVKGERGSQKRERVKGEREGVKRESEGVKEERERGSQRRERGSQKRERGSQRREMESKEREGVKKEREGVREIEGELGEREGIRGRETERRESGEIKAPSLKCVFLVSIAIDHLKPSSEGVLSIDTL, encoded by the coding sequence ATgagtgagagagagagaggggggAGTCAAAGGAGAGAGAGAGGGAGTCAAAGGAGAGAGAGAGGGAGTCAAAGAAGAGAGAGAGGGAGTCaaaggagagagagagagagtcaAAGGAGAGAGAGGGAGTCAAAGGAGAGAGAGGGAGTCAAAGGAGAGAGAGGGAGTCAGAAGAGAGAGAGAGTCAAAGGAGAGAGAGAGGGAGTCAAAAGAGAGAGCGAGGGAGTCAaggaagagagagagagagggagtcAAAGGAGAGAGAGGGGGAGTcaaaaaagagagagagggaGTCAAAGGAGAGAGATGGAGTCTAAAGAGAGAGAGGGAGTcaaaaaagagagagagggaGTCAGGGAGATAGAAGGGGAATTAGGGGAGAGAGAGGGAATCAGAGGGAGAGAGACAGAGAGGAGGGAATCAGGAGAAATAAAAGCTCCCTCTTTGAAATGTgtatttcttgtttccatagcaataGACCACCTTAAACCTTCTAGTGAGGGAGTTCTTTCCATAGACACactataa